One genomic segment of Helicobacter enhydrae includes these proteins:
- a CDS encoding bifunctional 3,4-dihydroxy-2-butanone 4-phosphate synthase/GTP cyclohydrolase II, translated as MYKQRVKEAIEAFKNGEMIIIMDDEDRENEGDLVYAGIFSTPQKVNFMAQEARGLICVSLTQELANRFELTPMVSCNDSNHCTAFTISIDAREATTGISAFERDMTIRLLCDPQASARDFVRPGHIFPLVAKEGGVLVRTGHTEASVDLCKIAGIAPIAVICEMMKEDGSMARRGDKFLVDFAHKHQLKILYISDLVQYRLAYENLLSPQPPIPSTLLGKECQRIDYVDHLQRTHSVFVFDTSRVSSQPLVKFFHIGKDVDFLSDLRAYQSLVGAMELISKDWGVLIFLQTQNELKGKEFGIGAQILKSLQISDFRFISSKKEVSQMGFGGFGVNITEVIALGENL; from the coding sequence ATGTATAAACAGCGTGTCAAAGAGGCGATAGAAGCATTCAAAAATGGTGAAATGATCATCATTATGGATGATGAGGACAGAGAAAATGAGGGGGATTTGGTGTATGCGGGGATTTTTAGCACCCCGCAAAAAGTGAATTTTATGGCTCAAGAAGCTAGAGGACTCATCTGCGTTTCTCTGACGCAAGAGTTGGCAAATCGCTTTGAGCTCACCCCTATGGTTTCTTGCAATGATTCCAACCATTGCACAGCTTTTACCATCTCAATTGATGCAAGAGAGGCAACTACAGGGATTTCGGCATTTGAGCGTGATATGACGATCCGATTGTTGTGTGATCCTCAAGCGAGTGCGAGAGACTTTGTGCGTCCGGGGCATATTTTCCCCCTTGTGGCAAAAGAGGGGGGTGTGCTTGTCCGCACTGGGCACACTGAAGCAAGTGTGGATTTGTGCAAAATCGCAGGGATCGCCCCGATTGCCGTTATTTGCGAGATGATGAAAGAAGATGGGAGTATGGCAAGACGCGGAGATAAGTTTTTGGTTGATTTTGCACACAAACATCAACTAAAGATTCTTTATATTTCTGATTTGGTGCAGTATCGCCTAGCTTATGAGAATCTCCTCTCTCCTCAGCCGCCCATTCCCTCCACTTTGCTTGGCAAAGAGTGCCAGAGGATAGATTATGTCGATCATTTGCAACGCACCCATAGCGTTTTTGTCTTTGATACTTCTAGGGTTTCTAGTCAGCCTTTGGTCAAATTTTTTCACATTGGCAAAGATGTGGATTTTTTGAGCGATTTGCGTGCGTATCAATCTCTTGTAGGGGCGATGGAGTTGATAAGTAAAGATTGGGGGGTTTTGATTTTTTTGCAAACCCAAAACGAACTCAAAGGCAAAGAGTTTGGGATCGGAGCCCAGATCCTCAAAAGTTTGCAAATCAGTGATTTCCGATTTATCAGCTCCAAAAAGGAGGTGAGCCAAATGGGATTTGGCGGGTTTGGAGTGAATATCACCGAAGTGATTGCACTAGGAGAGAATCTGTAG
- a CDS encoding IMP cyclohydrolase, whose protein sequence is MNIQELLRTHRYFGRGIIVGKSPKTQEAFLLYFLSGRSQNSQNRTFVAKDGQIHIQARVEDTDADTSLTFYPPLLTFQNQIILGNGDQTQSIFDALQKGGSFEEALRMREFEPDAPHFTPRISTLITLEGDDFSYKMSLIKSFQTHYCHRFFYEYPSVEGYGHFLHTYAQDWSPLPSFIGEPKALQIPQSLEELATEVWDNLDKDYKIALFAQSIHPTTQQTNTIILNKE, encoded by the coding sequence ATGAACATCCAAGAACTTTTGCGGACACATCGTTACTTCGGACGCGGAATCATCGTAGGCAAAAGCCCAAAAACACAGGAGGCGTTTTTGTTGTATTTTTTGAGTGGGCGTAGCCAAAATAGCCAAAATCGCACATTTGTCGCCAAAGATGGGCAAATCCACATCCAAGCACGGGTAGAAGACACCGATGCAGACACCTCGCTGACTTTTTATCCCCCACTTCTCACTTTCCAAAACCAAATCATTCTAGGCAATGGCGATCAAACCCAAAGCATCTTTGACGCCCTTCAAAAGGGAGGGAGCTTTGAGGAAGCATTGAGGATGAGAGAGTTTGAGCCTGACGCCCCACATTTCACCCCAAGGATTAGCACACTCATCACGCTAGAGGGTGATGACTTTTCTTACAAAATGAGTCTGATCAAATCTTTTCAAACCCATTATTGCCATAGATTTTTCTATGAATACCCTAGCGTAGAGGGCTATGGGCATTTTTTGCACACTTATGCACAAGATTGGTCTCCACTGCCTTCTTTTATCGGCGAACCAAAAGCACTACAGATCCCACAATCGCTAGAGGAACTAGCCACTGAAGTATGGGACAATCTAGACAAAGATTACAAAATCGCCCTGTTTGCACAAAGCATCCATCCTACCACCCAACAAACCAACACAATCATTTTAAACAAGGAATAA
- the purC gene encoding phosphoribosylaminoimidazolesuccinocarboxamide synthase: protein MTNPPLYEGKAKKLYATSNPSQLLLSYKDEATAFNGAKKETIAGKGELNNRISNLVMQELHKHHINTHLIQELNHTDSLVKKLKMFPLEVIVRNISAGSLVKKLGVSEGKVFDSPILEFCYKNDDLGDPMINTYHIIALNLATQEEIESISALALQINEILRPYFAKLQIQLVDFKLEFGIDDEGKICLGDEISPDTCRFWEMQTKEKLDKDRFREDLGNLTESYRVVLEKILSKGQ from the coding sequence ATGACTAATCCACCACTTTATGAAGGCAAGGCAAAAAAACTCTACGCCACAAGCAACCCATCCCAACTCCTACTCTCCTACAAAGATGAAGCTACAGCGTTTAATGGAGCCAAAAAAGAGACAATCGCAGGAAAAGGTGAGCTCAACAATCGCATCTCCAACCTTGTGATGCAGGAGCTACACAAACACCATATCAACACGCATTTGATTCAAGAGCTCAATCATACAGACTCGCTAGTGAAAAAACTCAAAATGTTCCCGCTAGAAGTGATCGTGCGTAACATATCAGCAGGTTCTTTGGTCAAAAAGCTCGGCGTGAGTGAGGGCAAAGTATTTGATAGCCCGATCTTAGAGTTTTGCTACAAAAACGATGACTTGGGCGATCCGATGATCAACACCTATCACATCATCGCTCTCAATCTTGCCACACAAGAAGAAATCGAAAGCATTTCAGCTTTGGCTCTGCAAATCAATGAGATTTTGCGTCCTTATTTTGCAAAACTCCAGATTCAACTCGTGGATTTCAAACTAGAGTTTGGTATCGATGATGAGGGCAAGATCTGTCTAGGAGATGAGATCTCTCCTGACACTTGCCGCTTTTGGGAAATGCAAACCAAAGAAAAACTAGACAAAGATCGTTTCAGGGAGGATTTGGGCAATCTCACAGAATCTTATCGCGTAGTGCTAGAAAAAATTCTGTCCAAAGGGCAATAA
- a CDS encoding phosphoribosylaminoimidazolecarboxamide formyltransferase, which translates to MEEITLKYGCNPNQGRARIYSTKLPFQVLNGNAGYINFLDALNAWQLVKELKNATNTPCATSFKHLSPTSSALASPLSQTELQAYFLQDLDVNASPIATAYARARGADRMSSFGDFIALSDSCDEMTARLIAQEVSDGIIAPHFTQEALNILKTKKNGAYIIIEIDPTFTPPSLEKREVFGITFEQERNEIVLDERVLQDIVTQNKNLPQEAKTDLILSLITLKYTQSNSIVLAHQGQAIGVGAGGQSRIHCTRTACAKADLWHLRKHQKVLELPFLPSLNRPTKDNLIDAYLTHQPAFFDTWQDFFTSKPNHFTQEEQQEYLSKIQGVSLGSDAFFPFVDNLQRAEQSGVSYIAQSGGSKQDTSLIEYCDKHQLLMIFTHCRLFHH; encoded by the coding sequence ATGGAAGAGATCACACTCAAATACGGCTGCAACCCCAATCAAGGTCGTGCTAGAATCTATAGCACCAAACTACCATTTCAAGTCCTCAATGGAAATGCTGGGTATATCAATTTTTTGGATGCACTCAATGCGTGGCAACTTGTCAAAGAGCTCAAAAACGCGACAAACACCCCTTGTGCCACTTCTTTCAAGCACCTCAGTCCGACTTCATCTGCACTCGCCTCTCCATTGTCTCAAACAGAGCTACAGGCTTATTTTTTGCAAGATTTGGATGTCAATGCTTCACCCATCGCTACAGCTTATGCAAGAGCTAGAGGGGCTGATAGGATGTCCTCTTTTGGTGATTTTATTGCATTGAGTGATAGTTGTGATGAGATGACAGCAAGGCTCATCGCTCAAGAAGTTTCTGATGGCATTATCGCCCCACACTTCACCCAAGAAGCACTCAATATTTTGAAAACCAAAAAAAACGGAGCATACATCATCATCGAAATAGATCCCACATTCACGCCACCCTCTCTTGAAAAAAGAGAAGTCTTTGGAATCACCTTTGAGCAAGAACGCAATGAAATCGTGCTAGATGAGAGGGTTTTGCAAGACATCGTGACACAAAACAAAAACCTCCCCCAAGAAGCCAAAACCGATCTCATCCTCTCGCTTATCACGCTCAAATACACGCAATCCAATTCCATTGTTTTAGCCCACCAAGGTCAAGCTATCGGAGTGGGTGCTGGAGGGCAGTCGCGGATTCACTGCACACGCACAGCTTGTGCCAAAGCAGATCTTTGGCATTTGAGGAAACATCAAAAAGTGCTAGAGCTTCCATTTTTGCCCTCACTCAATCGCCCTACCAAAGACAATCTCATCGATGCCTATCTCACACACCAACCGGCATTTTTTGACACTTGGCAGGATTTTTTCACATCAAAACCCAATCATTTCACACAAGAAGAACAGCAAGAATATCTCTCAAAGATTCAAGGGGTTAGCTTGGGGAGCGATGCGTTTTTCCCATTTGTGGATAACCTCCAAAGAGCAGAGCAAAGCGGTGTGAGCTACATCGCCCAAAGCGGCGGAAGCAAACAAGATACTTCCTTGATAGAATATTGCGACAAACATCAACTATTGATGATTTTCACGCATTGTCGGCTATTCCACCATTAG
- the purN gene encoding phosphoribosylglycinamide formyltransferase, protein MLNIAILVSGNGSNLQSLIDYQNQGKLKNGKLSLVISNKADAYALTRASDSNLPSFALTNPATFETEALEKMREYKIDCIVLAGFLKILSPRFIQAFPNKIINIHPSLIPSFCGAGFYGIKVHQEALKYGVKVSGASVHLVNEVVDGGQIIAQRAVRISAKETPSSLQKKVATIEQKILPQALQTLINQILKENK, encoded by the coding sequence ATGCTAAACATTGCCATTTTGGTTTCAGGCAATGGAAGCAATCTACAATCTTTGATCGATTATCAAAATCAAGGCAAACTCAAAAACGGCAAACTCTCTTTGGTGATTTCAAACAAAGCAGACGCCTACGCACTCACGCGTGCGAGTGATTCAAACCTCCCCTCTTTTGCACTCACCAACCCTGCGACATTTGAAACAGAAGCTCTAGAAAAAATGAGGGAATACAAAATCGATTGCATTGTGTTGGCAGGATTTCTCAAAATCCTATCCCCCCGATTCATCCAAGCATTTCCCAACAAAATCATCAACATCCACCCCTCATTGATTCCGAGCTTTTGCGGTGCAGGATTTTATGGAATCAAAGTGCATCAAGAAGCTCTCAAATACGGGGTGAAAGTCAGTGGAGCAAGCGTGCATTTGGTCAATGAAGTAGTCGATGGCGGTCAAATCATCGCACAAAGAGCCGTGCGTATCTCTGCCAAAGAAACTCCTTCATCTTTGCAGAAAAAAGTAGCAACCATTGAGCAAAAAATCTTGCCTCAAGCCTTGCAAACACTCATCAATCAAATCCTAAAGGAGAACAAATGA
- the purM gene encoding phosphoribosylformylglycinamidine cyclo-ligase codes for MKHSSYKDAGVNVNAGYESTNLIKKHIAKTQLQGTINQIGDFGGFFPLQLQGMQEPILVSGTDGVGTKLKLAFLLDRHTSIGIDCVAMCVNDILCSGAKPLFFLDYIALDCNTPTKVADIVEGIAQGCIESGCQLLGGETAEMPGFYAKDEYDLAGFCVGIVEKSKIPNKARIKQGDIAIGIASSGLHSNGFSLVRKILQDNHINPLSYDFQGKPIIETLLTPTKIYVSSVLNLLATLEVKSIAHITGGGFYENIPRSLPQGLGIKISQNSIPHQPIFDFLAQKGGISQEEMFGIFNMGIGMCIIIDPSQVDRTLSTLQSSGEQVCILGEICQNEGVFLC; via the coding sequence ATGAAGCACTCAAGCTACAAGGATGCAGGGGTCAATGTCAATGCAGGATACGAATCAACAAACCTCATCAAAAAACATATCGCCAAAACACAACTTCAAGGGACAATCAACCAAATCGGCGATTTTGGAGGGTTTTTCCCACTCCAACTACAAGGAATGCAAGAGCCGATTTTGGTGAGTGGGACAGATGGAGTAGGCACAAAACTCAAACTTGCATTCTTGCTTGATCGGCACACGAGCATAGGGATTGATTGTGTGGCAATGTGTGTGAATGATATTTTGTGTTCTGGTGCGAAGCCTTTGTTTTTTTTGGATTATATCGCTCTAGATTGCAACACCCCCACCAAAGTGGCAGACATCGTGGAGGGGATCGCTCAAGGGTGTATAGAATCTGGGTGCCAACTCTTGGGTGGAGAAACAGCAGAAATGCCCGGATTTTATGCCAAAGATGAATACGATTTGGCAGGATTTTGTGTGGGTATCGTAGAAAAAAGCAAAATCCCCAACAAAGCAAGGATCAAGCAAGGAGATATAGCAATTGGCATAGCCTCAAGCGGTTTGCACTCCAATGGATTTTCTTTGGTCCGTAAGATTTTGCAAGACAACCACATCAACCCGCTTAGTTATGATTTTCAAGGCAAACCCATCATAGAAACCCTGCTCACTCCCACCAAAATCTATGTCTCCTCTGTGCTCAACCTTCTAGCAACGCTAGAGGTCAAGTCCATTGCCCATATCACAGGCGGTGGTTTTTATGAAAACATTCCACGCAGTTTGCCACAAGGATTGGGGATCAAAATCTCCCAAAACTCCATCCCTCATCAACCTATTTTTGATTTTCTAGCCCAAAAGGGTGGCATTTCTCAAGAGGAAATGTTTGGGATTTTTAATATGGGGATTGGGATGTGTATCATCATCGATCCCTCTCAAGTGGATCGCACACTCTCAACCCTCCAATCCTCTGGTGAGCAGGTTTGTATCTTGGGAGAGATTTGCCAAAATGAAGGTGTGTTTTTATGCTAA
- the rpsO gene encoding 30S ribosomal protein S15 produces MAQDMADKKALIAKFARDSKDTGSSEVQVALLSHRIANLTEHLRANPKDHSSRLGLLKLVGQRRGLLKYLKRTQYERYAKLIQELGIKDR; encoded by the coding sequence ATGGCTCAAGATATGGCGGATAAAAAAGCACTGATTGCTAAATTTGCCCGTGATTCGAAAGATACAGGTTCTAGTGAGGTGCAAGTCGCACTTCTAAGTCATCGTATTGCAAATTTGACAGAGCATCTTAGGGCAAATCCCAAAGATCACTCAAGTCGTTTGGGTTTGCTTAAACTCGTCGGACAAAGACGCGGTTTGCTCAAGTATCTCAAAAGAACGCAATATGAGCGTTATGCCAAATTGATTCAAGAACTTGGAATCAAAGATCGATAA
- the purD gene encoding phosphoribosylamine--glycine ligase has translation MKVAIIGSGGREHSILKAIKNNPNISTLFAIPGNAGMSQEAICLKADITNHTEVLQCIQSEGIDFVIVSPDNPLVEGMVDVLESNGIACFGPRANAAIVEGSKIFAKEFMHRHSIPTAPYWVFDCPTKAKEFLSTTSFPKVIKADGLALGKGVIIAKNLTQGHQAIEDLMENAVFGESGKRIVIEEFLEGKEATILAFTDGKTIVPMVSSMDYKKALDGDEGLNTGGMGCIAPNPYYTEAIQAECMQNIFLPTLKGLNQEGRRFKGCLYFGLMLTTNGVKVIEYNCRFGDPETQTILPLLESDLFEIMLSIHNETLKQEQVRFKPLSSCCVVVASEGYPQKFQTNHLISYSDMPNLFFAGVKQTDEGLVNSGGRVLSLTCTAPTLQIAREQVYKQLKSIRFANAYYRKDIGKL, from the coding sequence ATGAAAGTTGCAATCATTGGAAGCGGAGGAAGAGAGCATAGCATCCTCAAAGCCATCAAAAACAATCCAAACATCTCTACCCTCTTTGCAATACCCGGCAATGCGGGAATGTCACAAGAGGCAATATGTCTCAAAGCAGATATTACCAATCACACTGAAGTGCTTCAATGTATCCAATCAGAGGGGATAGATTTTGTGATTGTGTCTCCTGATAACCCCCTAGTGGAAGGAATGGTTGATGTTTTAGAATCCAATGGGATCGCTTGTTTTGGTCCAAGAGCCAATGCAGCCATTGTGGAGGGAAGCAAAATCTTTGCCAAAGAATTTATGCATAGACATTCTATCCCCACAGCTCCCTACTGGGTTTTTGATTGCCCCACAAAAGCCAAAGAGTTTCTAAGCACCACATCATTTCCCAAAGTCATCAAAGCCGATGGTTTGGCACTTGGCAAAGGAGTGATTATCGCCAAAAACCTCACTCAAGGACACCAAGCGATTGAGGACTTGATGGAAAATGCAGTGTTTGGCGAGAGTGGCAAACGCATTGTGATCGAAGAGTTTTTGGAGGGCAAAGAAGCGACAATTTTGGCTTTTACTGATGGCAAAACGATTGTCCCAATGGTTTCTTCTATGGATTACAAAAAGGCTTTGGATGGGGATGAGGGGCTCAATACAGGCGGAATGGGCTGCATCGCACCAAATCCTTATTACACTGAAGCAATCCAAGCAGAATGTATGCAAAACATTTTCTTGCCAACACTCAAAGGTCTCAATCAAGAGGGGAGGAGATTCAAAGGTTGTTTGTATTTTGGATTAATGCTTACAACAAATGGAGTGAAAGTCATTGAGTATAATTGCCGCTTTGGAGATCCCGAAACCCAAACGATTTTGCCACTACTAGAGAGTGATTTGTTTGAAATTATGCTTAGCATTCATAATGAAACCCTCAAGCAAGAGCAGGTGCGTTTTAAGCCCCTCTCTTCTTGCTGTGTCGTCGTTGCTTCAGAGGGCTATCCCCAAAAGTTTCAAACCAATCATCTGATTTCTTATTCTGATATGCCCAATCTTTTTTTTGCAGGAGTGAAGCAAACTGATGAGGGATTGGTCAATTCTGGTGGAAGGGTGCTAAGTCTGACTTGCACCGCACCCACACTCCAAATCGCACGAGAGCAAGTCTATAAGCAACTCAAATCGATACGCTTTGCCAATGCCTACTATCGCAAAGACATTGGGAAATTATAA
- the purE gene encoding 5-(carboxyamino)imidazole ribonucleotide mutase codes for MKKVAVVMGSQSDLPIMQKCFEILKEFQIDFEVQILSAHRTPQATKDFASNAIQNGFSVLIAAAGKSAHLAGVLASLTPLPVIAIPIKTSDLGGMDSLLSSVQMPSGIPVACVGINAAENAGLLAIQILATNHPDLYEKILNKRQKEAQKILQNNATLTQQIKDNND; via the coding sequence ATGAAAAAAGTAGCTGTAGTTATGGGAAGTCAAAGCGATTTGCCAATAATGCAGAAGTGCTTTGAGATTTTGAAAGAATTCCAGATAGATTTTGAAGTCCAAATCCTCTCTGCCCATCGCACCCCACAAGCAACCAAAGACTTTGCGTCCAATGCTATCCAAAATGGTTTTTCTGTATTGATTGCCGCGGCGGGCAAATCCGCTCATCTAGCCGGAGTTTTAGCCTCTCTCACCCCGCTTCCTGTGATTGCAATCCCTATCAAAACAAGCGATTTGGGAGGAATGGATTCTCTGCTCTCAAGCGTGCAAATGCCTAGCGGGATCCCTGTCGCCTGTGTCGGTATCAATGCGGCAGAAAACGCGGGGTTACTTGCCATACAAATCTTGGCAACAAACCACCCAGATCTTTATGAAAAAATCTTGAACAAACGCCAAAAAGAAGCTCAAAAAATCCTTCAAAACAACGCCACACTAACCCAACAGATAAAGGACAACAATGACTAA
- the purF gene encoding amidophosphoribosyltransferase: MRHIKEECGVFGVFSPTSISMSSLAYFGLSSLQHRGQESCGVVINENDCFKSCKNTGLVNEVLTPQALQDLGNGDICIGHVRYCTTGGNHIQNAQPILINRIAHSLALAHNGNIVNAYELRKKLELEGSIFHSTNDTEVIAHLIIKNQLSSSSLQDALQKSAQSLNGAYSLVLMDHSQLIAMRDPHGFRPLCYGQTSRGEYIIASETSALDAVEANFIRDILPGEIVVFDKQGVHSIQTFCNQKPKTTCSFEYIYFARADSSLDGQSIHLARMRAGEFLAKTYPVEADIVIGVPDSGIDAAIGYARASNIPYGVGFIKNRYIARTFISPTQEERIEKLRLKLNPILPNIKGKKIILIDDSIVRGNTTKRLVKLLRGAGAKEIHMRVSSPPFLNPCFYGTDIDSKEYLIACAHSVSQIEKLLGLDSLGYLTLEGMDYMLQTKGLQGYCSACFTGNYPTPIPNNTKKNQFENKEQK; encoded by the coding sequence ATGCGACACATCAAAGAGGAATGCGGGGTTTTTGGTGTTTTTTCTCCGACAAGTATTTCTATGTCCTCTCTTGCCTATTTTGGATTGTCCTCATTGCAACATCGTGGGCAAGAGAGCTGTGGTGTCGTCATCAATGAAAATGATTGTTTCAAATCCTGCAAAAATACCGGTCTTGTCAATGAAGTGCTCACCCCACAAGCGTTGCAAGATTTGGGGAATGGCGATATTTGTATCGGGCATGTGCGTTATTGCACAACAGGGGGCAACCACATACAAAACGCCCAGCCCATACTCATCAACCGCATTGCACATTCTCTAGCACTAGCACACAACGGCAACATCGTCAATGCCTATGAATTGAGAAAAAAACTAGAGCTAGAAGGCTCGATTTTTCACAGCACCAACGACACTGAAGTCATCGCTCATCTCATCATCAAAAACCAACTCTCCTCCTCATCACTCCAAGATGCACTCCAAAAATCAGCCCAAAGCCTCAATGGTGCATACTCTTTGGTCCTAATGGATCACTCACAACTCATTGCGATGAGGGATCCTCACGGCTTCCGTCCTCTTTGCTATGGGCAAACATCAAGGGGAGAATACATCATCGCATCAGAAACCTCCGCACTTGATGCAGTGGAGGCAAATTTCATTCGCGACATTCTCCCCGGAGAGATTGTTGTCTTTGACAAACAAGGGGTGCATAGCATCCAAACTTTTTGCAACCAAAAACCCAAAACAACTTGCAGTTTTGAGTATATTTATTTTGCAAGAGCTGATTCGTCTTTGGATGGGCAGAGTATCCATTTGGCGAGAATGAGGGCAGGAGAGTTTTTGGCAAAAACCTATCCGGTAGAAGCTGATATTGTCATCGGGGTCCCTGATTCTGGGATCGATGCAGCGATTGGTTATGCTAGAGCATCAAACATTCCCTATGGCGTAGGTTTCATCAAAAATCGCTATATCGCACGCACTTTCATCTCCCCAACACAAGAAGAAAGAATAGAAAAACTACGCCTCAAACTCAACCCCATCCTCCCAAACATCAAAGGCAAAAAAATCATCCTCATTGATGACTCTATTGTCAGAGGCAATACCACCAAGCGTCTCGTGAAACTCCTAAGAGGAGCAGGGGCAAAAGAAATCCATATGAGAGTTTCATCGCCTCCTTTTCTCAACCCCTGCTTTTATGGCACAGACATCGATTCAAAAGAATATCTTATCGCTTGTGCACACTCTGTCTCTCAGATAGAAAAACTCTTGGGACTTGATAGCTTAGGCTATCTCACGCTAGAAGGAATGGATTATATGCTTCAAACCAAAGGTTTGCAAGGCTATTGTAGTGCTTGTTTCACAGGCAATTACCCCACGCCTATTCCAAACAATACCAAAAAAAATCAGTTTGAAAACAAGGAGCAGAAATGA